A genomic stretch from Corynebacterium terpenotabidum Y-11 includes:
- a CDS encoding cation:proton antiporter subunit C, translated as MIISAVIAVLMAGGVYLVMQRGMVRIIIGTTLMSHGVNILLLATGVSAWRADPIADRTEVADAADPLPQAFVLTAIVISMAATAVMLAMAALGRDDDTTSADDVERAQREFRFLETRGRAAHHIDEQSAQARRRRLREEDY; from the coding sequence GTGATCATCTCCGCCGTCATCGCCGTCCTCATGGCCGGGGGCGTGTACCTCGTGATGCAGCGGGGCATGGTGCGCATCATCATCGGCACCACCCTCATGAGCCACGGGGTGAACATCCTGCTGCTCGCCACCGGCGTCAGTGCGTGGCGGGCCGACCCGATCGCCGACCGTACCGAGGTGGCGGACGCCGCCGACCCACTGCCGCAGGCCTTCGTGCTCACCGCCATCGTCATCTCCATGGCCGCGACGGCCGTGATGCTGGCGATGGCCGCCCTCGGCCGGGACGATGACACGACCTCCGCCGATGACGTCGAACGGGCGCAGCGGGAATTCCGCTTCCTGGAGACCCGCGGCCGGGCCGCCCACCACATCGACGAGCAGTCCGCCCAGGCCCGCCGGCGCCGACTGCGTGAGGAGGACTACTGA